From Deferrisoma camini S3R1, the proteins below share one genomic window:
- a CDS encoding chalcone isomerase family protein, with amino-acid sequence MRRALPLLVLFLFVAAGAASAAELAGVRVPDTVTVEGHTLRLQGLGLRKKFFFKVYVGALYLTTPTSDGAAAIRADEPKRISMYFLRDVGGDKLRDAFEEGFFKAAQERLDALRARIDRFLALFPDEVEDGQVVTLTYLPGQGTEVAIAGQVKGVIEGKDFMEALWGIWLGEVPADSRLKKGMLGG; translated from the coding sequence ATGAGACGCGCGCTTCCGTTGTTGGTGCTCTTCCTGTTCGTGGCCGCGGGCGCGGCCTCCGCGGCCGAGCTGGCCGGGGTGCGGGTGCCCGACACGGTCACCGTGGAGGGCCACACCCTGCGGCTCCAGGGGCTCGGGCTCCGCAAGAAGTTCTTCTTCAAGGTGTACGTGGGCGCCCTGTACCTCACCACCCCCACCTCGGACGGGGCCGCGGCCATCCGGGCCGACGAGCCCAAGCGGATCTCCATGTACTTCCTGCGCGACGTGGGCGGCGACAAGCTGCGCGACGCGTTCGAGGAGGGGTTCTTCAAGGCGGCCCAGGAGCGGCTCGACGCGCTTCGGGCCCGGATCGACCGGTTCCTGGCCCTGTTCCCCGACGAGGTGGAGGACGGCCAGGTGGTCACCCTCACCTACCTGCCCGGCCAGGGCACCGAGGTGGCCATCGCCGGCCAGGTGAAGGGCGTGATCGAGGGCAAGGACTTCATGGAGGCCCTGTGGGGCATCTGGCTCGGGGAGGTACCGGCCGACTCGCGGCTCAAGAAGGGGATGCTGGGGGGGTAG
- a CDS encoding phosphoribosylanthranilate isomerase: MRTRVKVCGLTRRDDALLAADLGVDALGFVFAPGTKRPADPEVVARVVEELPPFVAAVGVFRNQPVDEVRRLVRGCGLHLAQLHGDEDPAYIRALGLPVLKAVGIAGPADLDRLSRYPGLSAFLLDAPGGGTGRTIDWGLAREARRYGRIVLAGGLTPENVAEAIRTVRPWAVDAASGTEARPGVKDPDRLRRFLEAVRAADAGCPTPPASPS; the protein is encoded by the coding sequence ATGAGGACCCGGGTCAAGGTGTGCGGCCTCACCCGGCGGGACGACGCCCTGCTGGCGGCCGACCTGGGAGTCGACGCCCTGGGGTTCGTGTTCGCGCCGGGCACGAAGCGGCCGGCCGACCCCGAGGTGGTGGCCCGGGTGGTGGAGGAGCTGCCGCCGTTCGTGGCGGCCGTGGGGGTGTTCCGGAACCAGCCCGTGGACGAGGTGCGCCGGCTGGTTCGCGGCTGCGGGCTCCACCTGGCCCAGCTCCACGGCGACGAGGATCCCGCCTACATCCGGGCCCTGGGCCTGCCGGTGCTCAAGGCGGTGGGCATCGCCGGCCCGGCCGACCTGGACCGGTTGAGCCGCTACCCGGGGCTCTCGGCGTTCCTGCTCGACGCGCCGGGCGGCGGGACCGGCCGGACCATCGACTGGGGCCTGGCCCGGGAGGCCCGGCGCTACGGCCGGATCGTTCTGGCCGGAGGGCTCACCCCGGAAAACGTGGCCGAGGCGATCCGCACCGTGCGGCCCTGGGCGGTGGACGCGGCCTCGGGCACCGAAGCACGGCCCGGCGTGAAGGACCCGGACCGGCTCCGGCGGTTCCTGGAGGCGGTCCGGGCGGCGGACGCCGGCTGCCCTACCCCCCCAGCATCCCCTTCTTGA
- the trpC gene encoding indole-3-glycerol phosphate synthase TrpC encodes MTILDRIVAARRRRVDEAQEKVPLEFLWDRCGPRRRGADPLERLASWPPDRRAVIAEVKRRSPSKGDLRPDLDPAGLARAYAEAGAFAVSVLTEPDFFGGSLEDLRAVRGAVDLPVLRKDFVIDPYQVWEARAWGADLVLLIAAVLGPRLGEFVELCRLVGVEPLVEVHDGDELDAALAAGARFVGINNRNLATFEVSIEVTRRLLPRIPADRVVVSESGLGSARDLDLLEAEGARAFLIGEALVTAPDPGAALRALVERGP; translated from the coding sequence ATGACGATCCTTGACCGCATTGTGGCGGCCCGCCGCCGGCGGGTGGACGAGGCCCAGGAGAAGGTGCCCTTGGAGTTCCTGTGGGACCGGTGCGGGCCCCGCCGCCGGGGGGCCGACCCCCTGGAGCGGCTGGCATCCTGGCCCCCCGACCGCCGGGCCGTGATCGCCGAGGTGAAGCGCCGCAGCCCGTCCAAGGGCGACCTGCGCCCCGACCTGGACCCGGCCGGCCTGGCCCGGGCCTATGCCGAGGCCGGCGCGTTCGCCGTGTCGGTGCTGACCGAGCCCGACTTCTTCGGGGGCAGCCTCGAGGACCTGCGCGCCGTGCGCGGGGCCGTGGACCTTCCGGTGCTCCGGAAGGACTTCGTGATCGACCCCTACCAGGTGTGGGAGGCCCGGGCCTGGGGCGCGGACCTGGTGCTCCTGATCGCGGCGGTGCTGGGCCCGCGCCTGGGCGAGTTCGTGGAGCTGTGCCGGCTGGTGGGGGTGGAGCCCCTGGTGGAGGTCCACGACGGCGACGAGCTGGACGCGGCCCTGGCCGCGGGGGCCCGGTTCGTGGGCATCAACAACCGGAACCTGGCCACCTTCGAGGTGAGCATCGAGGTGACCCGACGGCTCCTGCCCCGGATCCCGGCCGACCGGGTGGTGGTGAGCGAGAGCGGGCTCGGCTCGGCCCGGGACCTGGACCTGCTGGAAGCCGAGGGCGCGCGGGCGTTCCTGATCGGCGAGGCCCTGGTGACCGCGCCCGACCCGGGCGCGGCCCTGCGCGCGCTCGTGGAGCGCGGGCCATGA
- the trpD gene encoding anthranilate phosphoribosyltransferase, translating into MFKELIHKLVEGRDLTEGEMIEAMEAIMGGEATHAQMAAFLTALRIKGETVEEITGAARVMREHATPIRVEPRKEVLTLDRDEINVEYESILDTCGTGGDDTNTFNISTTTALVVAAAGVRVAKHGNRAVSSRCGSADVLEALGVNLDVTPEVVETCIREIGIGFLYAPLLHSAMRHVAPVRREMGIRTVFNVLGPLTNPAGASRQVLGVYRRDLTGKLARVLQRLGSERAFVVHGSDGLDEITITGPTHVAELRNGSVEEFDLHPEELGLRTAPPEAIHGGNAEENARIVRSILEGEKGPRRDVVLLNAGAALLVAGATKDLMWGIRMAQDAIDSGRALQKLEQLVEITNR; encoded by the coding sequence CACAAGCTCGTCGAGGGCCGCGACCTGACCGAGGGGGAGATGATCGAGGCCATGGAGGCCATCATGGGGGGCGAGGCCACCCACGCCCAGATGGCCGCGTTCCTGACCGCCCTGCGGATCAAGGGCGAGACCGTGGAGGAGATCACCGGTGCCGCCCGGGTGATGCGGGAGCACGCCACCCCCATCCGGGTGGAGCCCCGCAAGGAGGTGCTGACCCTCGACCGGGACGAGATCAACGTGGAGTACGAGTCCATCCTGGACACCTGCGGCACCGGCGGCGACGACACCAACACCTTCAACATCTCCACCACCACGGCCCTGGTGGTGGCCGCGGCCGGGGTTCGGGTGGCCAAGCACGGCAACCGGGCCGTGTCGAGCCGGTGCGGCAGCGCCGACGTGCTGGAGGCCCTGGGCGTGAACCTGGACGTGACCCCCGAGGTGGTGGAGACCTGCATCCGGGAGATCGGCATCGGGTTCCTGTACGCGCCGCTCCTCCACTCGGCCATGCGTCACGTGGCCCCGGTGCGCCGGGAGATGGGGATCCGCACCGTGTTCAACGTGCTGGGCCCCCTCACGAACCCGGCCGGGGCCAGCCGCCAGGTGCTCGGGGTCTACCGGAGGGACCTCACCGGCAAGCTGGCCCGGGTGCTCCAGCGGCTGGGGAGCGAGCGGGCGTTCGTGGTCCACGGGTCGGACGGGCTCGACGAGATCACGATCACCGGGCCCACCCACGTGGCCGAACTCCGCAACGGCTCGGTGGAGGAGTTCGACCTGCACCCCGAGGAGCTGGGGCTTCGCACCGCGCCCCCCGAGGCGATCCACGGCGGCAACGCCGAGGAGAACGCCCGGATCGTCCGGTCGATCCTGGAGGGAGAGAAGGGGCCCCGCCGCGACGTGGTGCTGCTGAACGCGGGCGCGGCCCTGCTGGTGGCCGGGGCCACCAAGGACCTGATGTGGGGCATCCGCATGGCCCAGGACGCCATCGACTCGGGCCGGGCCCTCCAGAAGCTGGAGCAGCTCGTGGAGATCACGAACCGATGA